The genomic stretch ATCCATCCATGTACATGTCATTTGTCTTTACCGTCAGCACAACTGAATACAAGAGAGCTGTCCATACAGTAAGGTCACATGTACTCCATTTCAGTAcaactcacccccccccccccctccctccaaaaATAATAAAATCAATGCACCTTGTAACCCCTTATATTTAGTCTGTCTATGACATTTGACGAACGGGGAAGTGTCCATTAATGGCATTATGTAATTGAGATTTCCAGCCAATCCTCATTGCCTTGCCCCGCCTTGCTGACGTGTCACCCTTAAAGGGGACACCCTACGCTTATACGTCACTTGTAGATgtagctctgtctctgtctgtctgtctgtctgtctgtctctctatctgtctatctgtctctctctcactctctctttcaatcACTCTCTTGTcgctctctttatctctgtctctctcactcgatttatcactttctctctctctctctctctctctctctctctctctctctctctctctctctctctctctctctctctctccccgctcGTCTAGTGATTTGGAAGCAAAACGATACCCAGCACGCACACCCTCATGCTGCCGTATTCCTGAGCGTTTGCTCTCAGTGTCACGTGTCTCCTTTTACCCTGTGACTTTGGCAGCATGACGCCGTCTTCGAATGTGTGCCTGCTAGGTATTGTCTGGCCGAGTAATTAAAAACAACCAAAGCAACGTGTGTATagtgcttaaaggcacagtaagcctcccgtaaaccatcacagagctccccgagcgtctacatacagtacaagcatacttccatttaaacgctcaccgaacagaaacatcctggctgctttctgtcgagcgtgagaaattttcaaagaatttattttcgtggacttggccatttacaacaatggcgcctcgttttggtggtggacggctgttatgaatatcccggaaatcacgcccggacagtaagcctcccgtaaaccatcacagatactgtcaggcttttacacacagtacaaacacccttccatttgaacgctcaccaaacgggaacatcctaggtgccatacgtaaagagcgagcaatttttaaagaattaattttgcagattgtctcgaacactttttggacccatcctgaactcaggtcaaaaatgagttacttcccttaaactggcgatagccgtggatcgatgattatcagaatgtttttggaccgtggtgcgtttttgcgctagacctaacttttaaaatctaaataataaattgacagcttgttacacaaacattctttgatcataaaagaattcttttttcatcaagacaagatcagtacaattcgaagttgtgaaagtttgaaaaaagaaaagcccggaagcagggtcacgcaagggtcgcagcagacgacggtttatgcggcatatcgccgttcctctcaagatctctcaacagtcaaaagccatcgccagagttcttgtgaaccacagccgtttgtttcgtgcataaaaacgtgctattgtagataagctcacatcgagtcgcattcaaatgcctaactgacgacaacattgtgaaaaagggaaactggatcacacgggttcacgatggctcaggggtaagataaaccacgcaaaaataaattctttgaaaattgttcgctctttacggagggcacctaggatgttctcaatcggtgagtgtttaaatgaaagggtgtttttactgtgtgaaaaagcctgaccgtatctgtgatggtttacgggaggcttactgtgccttcaaGAAAAAAGGTCGTTCAGGACGAGTAGTACTATTTTGTGTTAAAAGGGTAAAGTGCAGCTCGTGATTGTTTTTGCTCTACCCTGGTAAATGTCTCAGTGATACGGCAACGAAATAGGTACATTTCAACCCCGGGGGAGCTTCAGAGTCACAACGTGACATACTCTCCTCTCTAGCCAGTTAGGAGTTAGGTGTGGTGGGTGCACGATTTCAGGTTGTCAAGTTCTGTTTCACAGCATCCCTCggtcaggtttgtttgtttgtttgtttgtttgcttaacgcccagccgaccacgaagggccatatcagggcggtgctgctttgagatataacgtgcgccacacacaagacagaagtcgcagcacaggcttcatgtctcacccagtcacattattctgacaccggaccaaccagtcctagcactaaccccataatgccagacgccaggcggagcagccactagattgccaattttaaagtctttggtatgaccccGCCGGggtaacccacgacctcccgatcacggggcggacgccttaccactaggccaaccgtgccggtctcggTCAGGCCCTCTTCTTTGACCGTGACACGTGTAAGTAGCACGCGAGTTCAAACGAATATACTTAAACGTCACGTTCAGCACGGGGCTCTTTTCGGGTTCACATTTGACGATTTGTTTTATCTTGATCTGGGAAAATGGACGTGTACACGGCTCAAACGGCGAAACTGAAAAAAGAAACATTTTAGCAGAAGATAGTACTAATCGTCCCGAACGCACTGACTAAAAGTTGCCTTGATTATTTTAGATTGATAAAatatgaccctccaccacgaaatgagtcgcatgtcacctcgcgcggttctgcgctaggcttaaatataagtccggggagtgtctggtaacagtgtgagggtcaccttagtcacaggcttataactcaaacacttttcgctcttttctaaaacgggtttcaccactggatagagcataaaaaactctttatgaaaatgtaaaaatatgaaaatcatgcgaaggtgacatgcgactcatttcgcgGTGAAGGGTCACAAATACGTTTTCCACCTGCCCCTCAGCCAGACTATATCTGTGTGTATATCCCTGGGCTTTTTGTAGAAACGTGGTATTTTTAACGTGTGCGCATGGGTTATTTGTGCATGCATTTGCACACGTGGGTGGAGCAATTTCGCCTGCTTAGAGTTTGCACTGAACTTTGACTCTGGAATTACAGAAAAATCACCCGctgcagggccggatctggggggggggggggggttcctggggttccggacccccccccccccccccctggccatccaatgtacctctcagagaaaaaaaaaagtggactttggacccctgccttcagttggaacccccccccccccccccccctcaaacgaacttggtccggccctgcgctGCTGCAGTTCCTGGGTATCAAGTCCAAGCCGATACCGACGAACAAGTTGAACGAGGGTCTGGGTAATCCAGTTGGTAGTGCACTGGGCTTGTGGATCTATATAGGGTTCACGGGTTCAAATCCaagccgggacggacacgggtcaactttatgtgcagactcagagacggaagccatgtcccatcaccgtgtcaccacagtggcacgtaaaagacctcggtcattcttcCATAAGTTGATTACATCTAAACATGCACATTTGTGGGTAGCGCGCCACGTGTAGCactccactgggaggaagcgacccgaatttcccagcaatggaatAATAAAGTTGAAGACAGGAAAGGACAGGAAAGGGAAGGGGAAAGGAAAGCCatcgcgctaccgactgagatACGGACTGACCCGCACACAACGTTTGAAAGACCCTTTCCAAGCAAGACAAATCTGGCCCCAGCAAAGTTAGGTAATTCAAAAGAAAAGACCTCTCAACCTTCCGTAATGCGATTTTGCTGAGTGAGCTTCTAAAGGAAATCAGTTAGGCAACGGTATTGTAAAGATGACAGCGggagggcgtgtgtgtgtgtgtgtgtgtgtgtgtgtatgtatgtgtatatgtgtggacGTACCCCAAGCTTGTAAAATGAGACCAGCTCTAGGGAGGGAGTCACAAAGCCGTGTTTTCTTTTACACAAATCCGACTCAAACCCAGTCCGAATACCATAGTTAAACGATTTGTTAAATTCGCTAAAGTTGTAATGGGACTTACTTTTGGTGAAGGAGTTGCCAAACCTTGTTTGTTCTTAAACTGCACTGCACtgcactgtattgtattgtattgtattgtattgcattgcattgcattgcattgtattgtattgtattgtattgtattgtattgtattgtattgtattgtattgtattgcattgtattgtattgtattgtattgtattgcattgcattgtattgtattgtattgtattgtattgtattgtccaGCCACCGGACACCACAACCATGGCTCGATGCTGCAGACACGGAGAAACGTAACGCTAAAGCCCGCCAGACCTTCGAGTCGTTGATGACCGTCACTCTGAGAAAGCCAGCGTCCGAAGAGTATCGCATGTTCTCCAGGGCTGTCAACAGGCGTGCCACATATAGGTATCAGGACTTCACTTTGAGCGAGTACGAGGTGTGTTTGCTAGTATCGTAAGAggaagatgatgaagaagagGGTGAAACGGATAAAGCAGTAGTATTggtggtggtagtagtagttgtagtagtagttgtagtagtagttgtagtagtagtagtagtagtagtagtagtagtagtagtagtagtagtagcagcagcagcagcatcggTAGCAGTAGTATTAGTTGTTGGTGGTTGTAGTGGTGGTGTTGTGAGTGCTGTTATTGTGGTAGGACTAGTAGAATTAGTAGTAAAAGTGCAGCCATTAATgctgtggtagtggtggtgctGCTGCTGATGGTGGTAGTAGTtgaagataagataagatagcatcagataagataagatacatCTTTATTTCCCGAGGGTAATGGAATGAGCATTCTCATCCTTGTTTATGGGGttctgatttggcctatatagtagtagtagtagtagtagtagtagtagtagtagtagtagtagtagtagtagtagtagtagtagtagtagtagtagtagtagtagtagtagtagtagtagtagtagtagtagtagtagtagtagtagtagtagtagtagtagtagtagtagtagtagtagtagtagtagtagtagtagtagtagtagtagtagtagtagtagtagtagtagtagtagtagtagtagtagtagtagtagtagtagtagtagtagtagtagtagtagtagtagtagtagtagtagtagtagtagtagtagtagtagtagtagtagtagtagtagtagtagtagtagtagtagtagtagtagtagtagtagtagtagtagtagtagtagtagtagtagtagtagtagtagtagtagtagtagtagtagtagtagtagtagtagtagtagtagtagtagtagtagtagtagtagtagtagtagtagtagtagtagtagtagtagtagtagtagtagtagtagtagtagtagtagtagtagtagtagtagtagtagtagtagtagtagtagtagtagtagtagtagtagtagtagtagtagtagtagtagtagtagtagtagtagtagtagtagtagtagtagtagtagtagtagtagtagtagtagtagtagtagtagtagtagtagtagtagtagtagtagtagtagtagtagtagtagtagtagtagtagtagtagtagtagtagtagtagtagtagtagtagtagtagtagtagtagtagtagtagtagtagtagtagtagtagtagtagtagtagtagtagtagtagtagtagtagtagtagtagtagtagtagtagtagtagtagtagtagtagtagtagtagtagtagtagtagtagtagtagtagtagtagtagtagtagtagtagtagtagtagtagtagtagtagtagtagtagtagtagtagtagtagtagtagtagtagtagtagtagtagtagtagtagtagtagtagtagtagtagtagtagtagtagtagtagtagtagtagtagtagtagtagtagtagtagtagtagtagtagtagtagtagttgtagtagtagtagtagtatatatgtgaccctccaccacgaaatgagtcgcatgtcacctcgcgcggttctgcgctaggcttaatataagtccggggagtgtctggtaacagtgtgagggtcaccttagtcacaggcttataactcaaacacttatcgctcttttctaaaacgggtttcaccactggatagagcataaaaaactctttaggaaaatgtaaaaatatgaaaatcatgcaaaggtgacatgcgactcatttcgtggtggagggtcacatattttggTAGCAGTAGTAGCAGTTATAGTCACAAATGAATACCTCTaagtacacagacacacgtcTATTTTTACCAAAaccatttgtttttgatttttcatTGCAAACGAGTTTATTATCCTGGTACAGGCATATGATATCGTGCCATTTTGAATTCAGTCCCGAGACAGTGTGAGCAGTTTTGTGAGCGCCTTCCATGACGCAGTCCTACTTTACGCCGTGGCTTTGAACGAGACGTTGGAAGCAGGTGGTGACGTCACTGATGGTGTCAGCATCCCCAACCGCATGAGGAACAGGACGTTTCAGGGTGCGTATACGTACCCTTAACAATATTTCCGCTTTTTAATAGACACTGAATGAGCCAGGCTTATTTCTGCACAAATAAAtagaaacacgcacacacagaaacacagatacacatgtAGACACGCAcgaacgtacgcacgcacacacgcacgcacacacgcacgcacgcacgcacacgcacgcacacacacgcacacacacatacacacacacacacacacacacacacacacacacacggactgcTGCGTGGATCCAGGATTTCTTACATTGCGTTAAACGGCCTGGAACCTTCGTCTTCAGGACCTTTGGCTTCTGTCGGTGTTACCTCTACCCTTACCTCATGTCTCGAAGCCCTACCCTGTGAAGCACAGGAGGGAGGGTTTCTTCGCGAGTCCCAGCCAGACGTGTTGATCATAAATGTGTTGAAAGCCCTCACGGTTAAACTGTagaggggcatgttcccgggtattaccccgactttagattgTTTTGAGAAAGAATAGGGCCGCGACAAAGGTGTGGCTGTTGCGCTCGAGCTCCTATAGCCACCACGGCAGCAACACTTGAGGTTGGAGTTAAGTAGAGTCATGTAGGAATCCCGTTTTCGAGTCTTTTAAGGCAGATTATTTTTCTGAAGTAGAGATCAAGACTCCTTTGCAAGAGAAGATGTTCTGCCCGAGACATTAACTAGAGAGGACAGCACAATTTGTCCTGCTTACCGGATTCGCACTTTGACCAGTCTGCGAACGGCATGAGAAGAAGTCCTGGGACCAGGGCCGAGgcgcacgaagcgaaagtgggtgccacccaaaagAGTGAGAACAAACCACGGGGTgcgattggttgaaatcacaacacatctcaatttcaaccaatccaacaccacgactggctcccacccggttggtaactctCTGGTGCACCTTGGCCCAGCAGTCTAATCATTCCCCATTCTGTACACTTCACACTTAAACCAAATGGTAGACTTCGACGGTGACTATTTTTAAGGGCTTCGTGTGTTTCTGTTCATGGAACTTTTTGATCAAGCAGatatttaggccaaaaaaaaaaataggtgtggttacggtaacatagccaaaaaaaaatagggtaggaaggtaggcaatcactttttttaaactttttttttctaatgtgtacaaattaaacctacttgacagggaaataagtgtgcgactcgagcgctgtcgctttcattgcgttttctgcactcgttttttttcttcttttttttctttttttgacaaatgtaataaaaagttatagggtcggcccctaaaaatagggtaggtcgggttaccgtaaccacacctattttttgtttaggCCTTAGCACATCTTTCAACATGTTTAACTATCTGATctttgaatcaaaaaacaagaaaggtcagttactggaacgtttgttattaacACAAATACGTTACATGTCAAgagtgattgtaacgtatttgtgtcaataacaaacgtgattgtaacgtatgtgtgtcaataacaaacgtgattgtaacgtatgtgtgtcaataacaaacgtgattgtaacgtatttgtGTTAATAACAAacgtgattgtaacgtatttgtgtcaataacaaacgtgaTTGTAACGTATGTGTGTTAATAACAAACGTGAATGTAACGTAtttgtgtcaataacaaacgtgattgtaacgtatgtgtgtcaataacaaacgtgattgtaacgtatttgtgtcaataacaaacgtgattgtaacgtatttgtgtcaataacaaatgtgattgtaacgtatttgtGTTAATAACAAacgtgattgtaacgtatttgtgtcaataacaaacgtgaTTGTAAGGTAtttgtgtcaataacaaacgtgaTTGTAAGGTAtttgtgtcaataacaaacgtgattgtaacgtatttgtgtcaataacaaacgtttcaGTAActgacctttcttgttttttgtttctgaattttggaacattggcagtgtctttgtttttggatttattgtATCTGATCTTTGGACTAAAACAGGGATACCTATACTATCCACTGATGGATTttactggctgactgactgattgactgtttaattgattgattgtgcGATGCAGGTATCACAAGCTCGGTGAGTGTTGACGAGAATGGAGACACGAACCCAAACTTAACTggatttgattgattgaattgttGACTTATTGACTGATtcattggttggttggttgattggttaattgactcttcttcttcttcttcttcttcttcttcttcttcttcttcttcttcttcttcttcttcttcttcttcttcttcttcgttcttggGCGGAACATCCCACGGTTTctgcgtgtatgaccgtttttactccgccatttaggtagccatacgccgatttcgggggagttgACTGATTGGTCTATTGCTTGATTGATGGATTGTCTGATTGATTGTCTGAATAATTATCCGATGCAGGCATCGCAGGCACAGTCAGTATCGACAAGAACGGAGACAGGAATCCAGACTACTCCCTGTTCACTTTCAACACTTTAGAGGCAGCAATGGAGGTcagtaaaaaacacaaattaaaaaaatgtagcTGTTTGATCAGAATTACTGGCTTTGTTTAAATAATTTGTTGACCAATGTTTTTGACTTTGACTCAGAGATGTCGTTCGGCTTTATCAGTCGGCAAGACGCCGAAACTTATTGTAAAACGCCAATAACTTTGCCTATGTAGGTATTATCCCATTAGAAAATGCCGATTTCTGTACTATCCCATTTTGAAAGCATAAAGAAAGTTAAtgcaaagttttgttttgtcaatagttaaacattccaataatcTACCTTTGTTGATGTGGTAACTATGCCATCAATAATGAATACAATATAATGTCCGACCGTAAGAATGGTTTGCCAATTGACAGGAGTGCAAGtagcaaaaacaagaaattcctccgaggtaggaaaaacacccccgttggtcaaagggaaataaccattctcactgccaccaactgagaaggttatttccctttgaccattaatatgtccctctataagtccttgtaaaatcttaatccaccaataactccctaaccgtgtgtttgactggtcccaatttttgtaaggaccgtctcaggaatgtatagaacctgttcaccaagtttggtgacgatcggtccgttcattcttgagatctatatgcgaacacaaacacacaaacacacaaacaaacaaacaaacaaacaaacacatggaccgaatcctatacacacccctataccgggggtgtaatgacaACAGGTGTACAATTACTAAGGTCTTGTGATTACAGGTGGTGGGGACTTACTACGGAAGCAGCAAGCGTTACGAACAAGCTCCAAGCACGAGCCTCGACTGAGCGAAAGCATTTCAAAGCGAAGTTTGGGTAGAAAGCATGTGTTATTCTTCGATTAGCATATGACAACAAACAATAAATAGATAACACTGAAAGCCCAAAATGTTGTTTctggtttgcttgtgtgtgtgtgtgtatgtgtgtgtgtgtgtgtgtgtgtgtgtgt from Littorina saxatilis isolate snail1 linkage group LG16, US_GU_Lsax_2.0, whole genome shotgun sequence encodes the following:
- the LOC138950617 gene encoding receptor-type guanylate cyclase gcy-28-like; this encodes MCASPDTVRELLIQARDLTFDNEQYVFINIDLFDNHRTPQPWLDAADTEKRNAKARQTFESLMTVTLRKPASEEYRMFSRAVNRRATYRYQDFTLSEYESRDSVSSFVSAFHDAVLLYAVALNETLEAGGDVTDGVSIPNRMRNRTFQGIAGTVSIDKNGDRNPDYSLFTFNTLEAAMEVVGTYYGSSKRYEQAPSTSLD